Proteins from a genomic interval of Taeniopygia guttata chromosome 35, bTaeGut7.mat, whole genome shotgun sequence:
- the TAPBP gene encoding tapasin isoform X3 → MARARLALAGLFLACGGVAVSGDPPPALRCPLLDERGAPSPRGALLRLLGGPEASPAPDPQRDPENAFDVIDPLGVLGEFWGPSREPPRCELSPTVPLLPPPGMSPGSPRCHPGLGMRWWLLALGTPEGEGTALLQQGGGDPPLLNVSLLVSTRTPRTQALLGAPGRLHCAFAPPAGPFTLQWLQHRHGATRRLLAFDSAAAHRTEAVPGVLLFLGGHGSPPSASQSSQPSRGTREVSLQLPPLSVSDDGAFVCSVSALHGQVQQVLQLHVIAPPRVSLLPSRLSPGVLAELRCDAVGFFPLDVEIRWERRTHGHTWPYLGDTSGDTPGTTLGPSWSSGHRRAADGTFSRSAGLRVAAVAPGDSYSCLVTHVAWNVPHRVTVVVAGATGPSVEDMAGMALVAFVIGGLSLSLWPLAGK, encoded by the exons ATGGCGCGAGCGCGGCTGGCGCTGGCGG GGCTGTTCCTGGCCTGCGGGGGGGTGGCGGTttctggggaccccccccccgcCCTGCGCTGCCCCCTGCTGGACGAGCGCGGcgccccctccccccgcggGGCCCTGCTCCggcttttggggggtcccgaggcCTCCCCGGCCCCCGACCCCCAGCGGGACCCCGAGAACGCCTTCGATGTCATCG accccttgggggtgctgggggaattttggggtccctcccgGGAGCCCCCCCGGTGCGAGCTCAGCCCCACAGTGCCGCTGCTGCCACCCCCGGGGATGTCCCCGGGGTCCCCGCGGTGCCACCCCGGGCTGGGGATGCGCTggtggctcctggccctggggacgCCCGAGGGGGAGGGGACGgcgctgctgcagcaggggggAGGAGACCCGCCCCTCCTCAATG TGTCCCTGTTGGTGTCCACACGGACGCCGCGGACACAGGCGCTGCTGGGGGCGCCAGGGCGGCTGCACTGCGCCTTCGCGCCCCCAGCCGGGCCCTTCACGCTGCAGTGGCTACAGCACCGCCACGGCGCCACGCGGCGCCTGCTGGCCTTCGACTCAGCCGCTGCCCATCGCACCGAGGCCGTGCCGGGggtgctgctgttcctgggggGCCACGGGAGCCCCCCCAGTGCCTCACAg TCCTCCCAGCCGTCGAGGGGCACCAGGGAGGTGTCACTGCAGCTGCCGCCGCTCTCGGTGTCGGACGACGGTGCCTTCGTCTGCTCCGTGAGCGCGCTCCACGGGCAGGtgcagcaggtgctgcagctgcacgTGATTG cccctccccgGGTGTCTCTGCTGCCGTCCCGGCTGTCCCCGGgggtcctggctgagctgcgCTGCGACGCCGTCGGCTTCTTCCCGCTGGACGTGGAGATCCGCTGGGAGCGCCGCACCCACGGCCACACCTGGCCATACCTGGGGGACACCTcaggggacaccccggggaccACCCTGGGGCCCAGCTGGAGCTCCGGGCACCGGCGGGCAGCCGACGGCACCTTCAGCCGCAGCGCGGGGCTGCGCGTGGCCGCGGTGGCGCCGGGGGACAGCTACAGCTGCCTGGTGACACACGTGGCGTGGAACGTGCCACACCGGGTCACCGTGGTGGTGGcag
- the TAPBP gene encoding tapasin isoform X2: MARARLALAGLFLACGGVAVSGDPPPALRCPLLDERGAPSPRGALLRLLGGPEASPAPDPQRDPENAFDVIDPLGVLGEFWGPSREPPRCELSPTVPLLPPPGMSPGSPRCHPGLGMRWWLLALGTPEGEGTALLQQGGGDPPLLNVSLLVSTRTPRTQALLGAPGRLHCAFAPPAGPFTLQWLQHRHGATRRLLAFDSAAAHRTEAVPGVLLFLGGHGSPPSASQSSQPSRGTREVSLQLPPLSVSDDGAFVCSVSALHGQVQQVLQLHVIAPPRVSLLPSRLSPGVLAELRCDAVGFFPLDVEIRWERRTHGHTWPYLGDTSGDTPGTTLGPSWSSGHRRAADGTFSRSAGLRVAAVAPGDSYSCLVTHVAWNVPHRVTVVVAGPRRWSFAAGRVRAVGLRWLRHPWPCQLLPGRAASR, translated from the exons ATGGCGCGAGCGCGGCTGGCGCTGGCGG GGCTGTTCCTGGCCTGCGGGGGGGTGGCGGTttctggggaccccccccccgcCCTGCGCTGCCCCCTGCTGGACGAGCGCGGcgccccctccccccgcggGGCCCTGCTCCggcttttggggggtcccgaggcCTCCCCGGCCCCCGACCCCCAGCGGGACCCCGAGAACGCCTTCGATGTCATCG accccttgggggtgctgggggaattttggggtccctcccgGGAGCCCCCCCGGTGCGAGCTCAGCCCCACAGTGCCGCTGCTGCCACCCCCGGGGATGTCCCCGGGGTCCCCGCGGTGCCACCCCGGGCTGGGGATGCGCTggtggctcctggccctggggacgCCCGAGGGGGAGGGGACGgcgctgctgcagcaggggggAGGAGACCCGCCCCTCCTCAATG TGTCCCTGTTGGTGTCCACACGGACGCCGCGGACACAGGCGCTGCTGGGGGCGCCAGGGCGGCTGCACTGCGCCTTCGCGCCCCCAGCCGGGCCCTTCACGCTGCAGTGGCTACAGCACCGCCACGGCGCCACGCGGCGCCTGCTGGCCTTCGACTCAGCCGCTGCCCATCGCACCGAGGCCGTGCCGGGggtgctgctgttcctgggggGCCACGGGAGCCCCCCCAGTGCCTCACAg TCCTCCCAGCCGTCGAGGGGCACCAGGGAGGTGTCACTGCAGCTGCCGCCGCTCTCGGTGTCGGACGACGGTGCCTTCGTCTGCTCCGTGAGCGCGCTCCACGGGCAGGtgcagcaggtgctgcagctgcacgTGATTG cccctccccgGGTGTCTCTGCTGCCGTCCCGGCTGTCCCCGGgggtcctggctgagctgcgCTGCGACGCCGTCGGCTTCTTCCCGCTGGACGTGGAGATCCGCTGGGAGCGCCGCACCCACGGCCACACCTGGCCATACCTGGGGGACACCTcaggggacaccccggggaccACCCTGGGGCCCAGCTGGAGCTCCGGGCACCGGCGGGCAGCCGACGGCACCTTCAGCCGCAGCGCGGGGCTGCGCGTGGCCGCGGTGGCGCCGGGGGACAGCTACAGCTGCCTGGTGACACACGTGGCGTGGAACGTGCCACACCGGGTCACCGTGGTGGTGGcag
- the LOC100220454 gene encoding uncharacterized protein gives MPQEEGLQTQPRELRGGKSPLSQEGGRRSSRSSELVEKPHGGEKPHKCLECGKGFSRSSTLIQHQRIHTGERPYECGECGKRFRTSSHLLRHERSHTEERPFLCPNCGKAFNHNSNLTEHRRIHTGERPYECGKCGKGFRRRSGLIEHLVIHTGERPYECLECGKSFGCSSHLRTHQRIHTGERPYECPQCGKRFQTSSSVLLHERIHTEERPFHCPDCGKGFNRNFSLTEHRRIHTGERPYECGKCGKSFSTSSALTQHQRRHH, from the coding sequence atgccgcaggaggaggggctgcaaacccagcccagggagctgcgtggaggaaagagccccctgagccaggaaggcgggcggagatccagccggagctcggagctggtggagaagcctcatggcggggagaagccccacaagtgcttggaatgtgggaagggttttaGCCGGAGCTCCACCCTGAtccagcaccagaggatccacactggggaacggccctatgagtgtggggagtgtgggaagaggtttcggaccagctcccatctcctcagacatgagcggagtcacacagaggagaggcccttcctctgccccaATTGCGGGAAGGCCTTCAATCACAACTCCAACCTCACcgagcaccggcgcatccacactggggagaggccctacgagtgtgggaagtgtgggaagggtttcagacgCAGGTCTGGCCTGATCGAGCACttggtgatccacactggggaacggccctatgagtgcttggaatgtgggaagagctttgggtgcagctcacacctgagaacacaccagcgcatccacacaggggagaggccctacgagtgtccccagtgtgggaagaggtttcagaccagctccagtgtcctactacatgagcggattcacacagaggagaggcccttccactgccccgactgcgggaagggcttcaaccgcaacttCAGCCTCACTgagcaccggcgcatccacactggggagaggccctacgagtgtgggaagtgtgggaagagcttctccacAAGCTCAGCcctgacccagcaccaacggaggcaccactaa